Proteins encoded by one window of Gemmatimonas aurantiaca:
- a CDS encoding ATP-binding protein, translating to MRPRLPLATPTDRWPVAWVSAAAGALVALAYWQQDPGWLRLGIAALLTAWAGWLVSGVRAPRTVAVLSVAALATAVLIASSDTATLVALRKNWAGWSAAERESRAQRVAASLTDVATVLRDVTQQLAADSSLGGEARERRVRTLSPPLPRGVESALLVYHQGVLVARAGQAHTEFPATDVPGVRLIDGAFHTSLVARARSADGNVEVVSLALVSSAPPADRFARPLLKTLPGGFDVAHTIVESPDSVHVEAGTTVVVVPDGPRRLARVRATTFTEGETRLRYEQQARSRTSVALAIAMIGILVIAWRRPAGTPERMAAAIAVLAGVSMTPLTGLSNVSPLFDPASYFAPMGGSLTATVAALLITAALVLAVLLFALRAREGRYSRFLSISLVIALAVGGPFLLRDLARGIALPVSGAGFGLWIAWQLALALVGAAILLAGATAGRAVLGTRRGLPATVAPMIAAMSGVLAPVLWDAPGAWPAWYPALWILAIATLAITRRGLSQVVAAAVVAGTGAATLTWGATVRARLALAQHDLERIAAVDDNALRLLERFSTALRDETRPVQRSDALLRRYAASELALAGYPARLARWSPEYPDSAVSVLELAPVNDTLGAQAYLAQLARQSNALELRFVDDGPTTLLMAAVPAPDGIVTTIAVPPRTRLLPVDPFAAFTGVTGAVGNAPPYRLEFTVPNAGDSVPRALSWRRRAESMHGDGVAGDASGVRGVHVEVELRGLDALVPRGALLVLVDVGVVMLLWTATALADGALGRWLRVRRVRWSRSYRVRLSGALLMFFIAPAAIFALWAWYRLQDDDRAARELLLRETLRVASTEQEQRMLGTVPSSTGAPLFLYQRGMLTTASDSLLDALAPLGRLTPVTFTDEAIAGEDLFTTRRITVGPVSTLVGYRRVGRLDEPVRDDAMLATPARGDEFALDARREDLGVLLLFATMLGALAAVWSSGIAARSLARPVGVLREAALAVAAGRDAPMLGTAPATEFAPVYRAFGRMAQDLATSRAALEAAQRRTAAVLQHVASGVLAIVDNGDIILANPRAETMLGVTLSTGRASLWQLPRLFDDLVARARRFLVGDAEEDAFDLTLPGRQLRARLTRLPTGAVLTLDDITELASAQRVLAWGEMARQVAHEIKNPLTPIRLGVQHLRRAYRDGRSDFGQILDTNVGRVLAEIDHLDEIARAFSRYGTAPEDRTPAVSVDVAQVVRDVVALERLGDEERRETVQGTVQWIVEIDPRLNGDTLALALRDELREVLINLLENARLAQAGTVTVRLSPCNAPGVLEAWREGRADGLAIDVVDDGVGIAADTLPRVFEPHFSTRTSGSGLGLAISRRLIEGWGGTIGIASTPGTGTTVHIVLRRANDGPEAGRGLPHYS from the coding sequence ATGCGTCCCCGGCTTCCGCTCGCCACACCCACCGATCGCTGGCCCGTTGCCTGGGTCTCGGCGGCGGCCGGCGCGTTGGTGGCCCTGGCTTACTGGCAACAGGATCCCGGCTGGTTGCGGCTGGGCATCGCCGCGCTGCTGACCGCCTGGGCCGGATGGTTGGTGTCCGGCGTGCGCGCGCCCCGTACGGTGGCGGTGCTGAGTGTGGCGGCGCTGGCCACGGCCGTGCTGATCGCGTCGAGTGACACCGCCACCCTGGTGGCGCTCCGGAAGAACTGGGCGGGGTGGTCGGCGGCGGAACGCGAGTCCCGGGCGCAGCGGGTGGCGGCGAGTCTCACCGACGTGGCCACCGTCCTGCGGGACGTGACGCAACAACTCGCCGCCGATTCCTCGCTGGGAGGGGAAGCCCGCGAGAGACGGGTGCGCACCCTCAGTCCACCGCTGCCGCGGGGCGTGGAGTCGGCGCTGCTGGTTTACCACCAGGGTGTACTGGTGGCGCGGGCGGGGCAGGCGCACACCGAATTTCCGGCCACCGATGTGCCAGGTGTGCGATTGATCGACGGGGCCTTTCACACATCGCTCGTGGCCCGTGCGCGCTCGGCCGATGGGAACGTGGAGGTCGTGTCGCTGGCGCTGGTGTCGTCGGCGCCGCCGGCGGACCGGTTCGCGCGGCCGCTGCTCAAGACCTTGCCGGGTGGCTTCGATGTGGCGCACACCATCGTCGAGAGTCCGGACAGTGTGCACGTGGAAGCGGGAACCACCGTCGTCGTGGTGCCCGACGGGCCCCGTCGGCTCGCCCGCGTGCGGGCCACGACGTTCACGGAAGGTGAAACGCGCTTGCGATACGAGCAGCAGGCGCGGTCGCGCACGAGTGTGGCGCTGGCGATCGCCATGATCGGCATTCTCGTCATCGCCTGGCGTCGTCCGGCGGGCACTCCGGAACGCATGGCCGCGGCCATCGCCGTGCTGGCGGGCGTTTCCATGACACCACTCACCGGGCTGTCGAATGTGTCGCCGCTGTTCGACCCGGCCAGCTATTTCGCGCCCATGGGGGGATCGCTCACGGCGACGGTGGCGGCCCTGCTCATCACGGCGGCTCTCGTGCTCGCGGTGCTGCTGTTCGCGCTGCGGGCCCGTGAAGGTCGGTATTCGCGCTTCCTGTCTATCAGTCTGGTGATCGCGCTGGCAGTCGGTGGACCGTTTCTGCTGCGCGATCTGGCGCGGGGGATTGCCCTGCCCGTGAGTGGCGCCGGATTCGGCTTGTGGATTGCCTGGCAACTGGCGCTGGCGCTCGTGGGCGCGGCCATTCTGCTGGCCGGCGCCACCGCGGGGCGTGCCGTCCTGGGGACCCGCCGTGGATTGCCGGCCACCGTGGCACCCATGATCGCGGCGATGAGCGGTGTGCTCGCGCCGGTGTTGTGGGACGCCCCCGGTGCGTGGCCGGCGTGGTATCCGGCGCTGTGGATTCTGGCCATCGCGACGCTGGCCATCACCCGACGCGGGTTGTCGCAGGTGGTCGCGGCGGCCGTCGTGGCCGGGACGGGCGCGGCCACCCTCACGTGGGGCGCCACCGTGCGGGCCCGTCTCGCGCTCGCGCAGCACGATCTCGAACGCATCGCGGCGGTCGATGACAATGCCCTGCGGTTGCTGGAACGGTTTTCGACGGCGCTGCGCGACGAGACCCGTCCGGTGCAACGCAGCGATGCGTTGCTGCGCCGGTACGCCGCCAGTGAACTCGCACTCGCGGGCTATCCCGCCCGTCTCGCACGATGGAGTCCCGAGTATCCCGACAGTGCGGTGTCCGTACTCGAACTGGCGCCGGTCAACGATACGTTGGGCGCCCAGGCGTATCTCGCCCAGCTCGCGCGGCAGAGCAACGCGCTCGAATTGCGCTTCGTGGACGATGGACCGACGACGCTCCTGATGGCGGCGGTGCCCGCGCCCGATGGCATCGTGACCACGATCGCGGTGCCACCGCGCACCCGATTGCTGCCGGTCGATCCCTTCGCGGCGTTCACCGGTGTGACGGGCGCCGTGGGCAATGCGCCGCCGTATCGGCTGGAGTTCACCGTGCCCAATGCCGGCGACAGTGTCCCGCGCGCCCTGAGCTGGCGCCGCCGCGCCGAATCCATGCACGGCGATGGCGTGGCGGGTGATGCGTCGGGTGTACGTGGCGTGCACGTGGAGGTCGAATTGCGCGGACTCGATGCGCTCGTGCCGCGTGGCGCCCTGCTCGTGCTCGTGGACGTCGGCGTGGTGATGCTGCTGTGGACCGCCACCGCGCTGGCCGATGGCGCACTCGGACGCTGGCTGCGGGTGCGTCGGGTACGCTGGTCCCGGTCGTATCGGGTGCGCCTGTCCGGAGCGCTGCTCATGTTCTTCATCGCGCCGGCGGCCATTTTTGCGTTGTGGGCGTGGTACCGCCTGCAGGACGATGATCGCGCCGCGCGTGAACTGCTGTTGCGCGAAACCCTGCGTGTGGCGTCCACCGAGCAGGAACAGCGCATGCTCGGCACCGTGCCGTCCAGCACCGGCGCCCCGCTCTTTCTGTATCAGCGCGGGATGCTCACCACCGCCAGCGATTCGCTGCTCGATGCGCTGGCGCCGTTGGGGCGCCTCACGCCGGTCACGTTCACGGACGAAGCGATCGCGGGGGAGGATCTCTTCACGACCCGGCGCATCACCGTGGGTCCGGTCAGCACGCTGGTCGGGTATCGTCGCGTGGGACGCCTCGACGAACCCGTGCGCGACGACGCCATGCTGGCCACGCCGGCGCGCGGTGACGAGTTCGCGCTCGATGCCCGCCGCGAGGATCTCGGCGTCCTGCTGCTCTTTGCCACCATGCTCGGAGCACTCGCGGCGGTGTGGTCCAGCGGGATCGCGGCCCGTTCGCTGGCCCGTCCCGTGGGTGTCCTGCGCGAGGCCGCCCTGGCGGTGGCTGCCGGACGTGATGCCCCCATGCTCGGCACTGCGCCGGCCACCGAATTCGCACCGGTGTATCGCGCGTTCGGGCGCATGGCGCAGGATCTCGCGACCAGTCGCGCAGCGCTCGAAGCCGCGCAGCGACGCACGGCCGCCGTCCTGCAGCACGTGGCCTCGGGGGTGCTCGCCATCGTCGACAATGGCGACATCATTCTGGCCAATCCGCGCGCGGAGACCATGCTGGGCGTCACGCTGTCCACGGGACGTGCGTCGTTGTGGCAACTGCCGCGCCTCTTCGACGATCTGGTCGCACGGGCGCGCCGGTTCCTCGTGGGCGACGCCGAGGAAGACGCGTTCGACCTGACCCTGCCCGGACGGCAACTGCGCGCACGTCTCACCAGGCTGCCCACCGGTGCGGTGCTCACGCTCGACGACATCACCGAACTCGCGTCGGCACAGCGCGTGCTCGCGTGGGGTGAGATGGCCCGGCAGGTCGCGCACGAGATCAAGAATCCGCTCACGCCCATCCGCCTGGGCGTGCAGCATCTGCGGCGCGCCTATCGTGACGGTCGCAGCGATTTTGGACAGATCCTCGATACCAATGTCGGTCGGGTGCTCGCCGAGATCGATCATCTCGACGAGATCGCACGCGCATTCAGTCGGTATGGAACCGCACCCGAGGACCGTACACCGGCGGTGTCGGTGGACGTGGCGCAGGTGGTGCGTGACGTAGTCGCGCTCGAGCGGCTGGGCGATGAAGAGCGGCGGGAGACGGTGCAGGGGACCGTGCAATGGATCGTGGAGATCGATCCGCGGCTGAACGGGGACACACTCGCGCTCGCGCTGCGTGATGAACTCCGCGAAGTGCTGATCAACCTGCTCGAGAACGCACGACTGGCGCAGGCGGGCACCGTGACGGTGCGTCTGTCGCCATGCAATGCTCCGGGTGTGCTCGAGGCCTGGCGGGAAGGGCGCGCCGACGGGTTGGCCATCGATGTGGTGGACGACGGTGTGGGAATTGCCGCCGACACGCTGCCGCGGGTGTTCGAACCGCATTTTTCGACCCGTACCAGCGGCAGTGGCCTGGGGCTCGCCATCAGCCGCCGCCTGATCGAGGGGTGGGGCGGGACGATCGGTATCGCCAGCACGCCCGGGACCGGCACCACCGTGCACATCGTGCTGCGTCGGGCCAATGATGGTCCCGAGGCGGGACGCGGGCTGCCGCATTACTCTTGA